The following DNA comes from Clostridiales bacterium.
ACAAATCCTTAGGGTCGTATTGGGGCTTTATCCAAACATTGTCCATATTGTCGGATATTTCTTTTTTGAACTGTTCTTGCCATTCTTCAGCCGTGTAGTCCTGAATGGACACCGAAATATACTTATCGGAAGCGCCCAAAACTTGCTTTAGGGTGTTTTTGAGTTCTTGCGCTAGTTTTTCTTTTTGGGCTTGAGTGCGGCCTTTTAGCATTTTGACGCTGATATGGGGCATAAAATATTTTACCTCCTAAAAATTTATATATTCAGTTTACCAAATCATGCAAAATTTGGGAAACATCTCCGCGCAAAATATAATCCGCGCGCGCGTCGGCTGGCGTTGAATCCATATTAATCAAGACCAGCTTGTGTCCGTGATAAAAATCCAGCAATCCCGCAGCCGGGTGAACAACCAGCGAAGTGCCGCCCACTATAAACACATCGCATAGTTCAATCGCCTTAACCGCGCTGTAATACACGGACATGTTAAGCCCCTCGCCGTATAGCACGACATCGGGCCTTACGACTTGGGAGCATTTTGAACAGCGAAGCGCGCCTTTTTTTACGCTTTGGAACTGCGCGAGGGTATATTTTTGTCGGCAACCCACGCAATAATAATCGGTCAAGTTGCCGTGAATTTCCAAGACATTGACGCTGCCAGCTTTTTGATGCAGCCTGTCTATGTTTTGGGTGATGACCGCCTTGAGTTTGCCTTGTTGTTCAAGCCTGGCCAAAGCGTAATGGGCGTTGTTGGGCTTGGCGTCCTCATATATCAGATGTTCTCTTATGTAATCCGAAAACTCGTCGGGATGGGCGACAAAAAACTCATGGCTTAGCAAATACTCGGGCGGGTACGGCAAATCGGTCTTTTGGTTATAAAGCCCGGCAGCCGAACGGAAATCGGGTATACCCGACGCCGTGGATACCCCCGCGCCGCCCAAAAAAACGATATTCTGACTTTCTTGGATGATTTTTTTGACTTGCGCGAATGTGTTTTTGTCCATTTTTATGGCCTTAAAATCCGTATTTTTATATTATTATACCATACTTTTTGATTGAGTAAAAATACATAAAAAGTAGTTATTTTTTGTTGTGCGGCGCGGACAAAATATGCTATCCTAAATTTATTAAAGAATAGATAAATATGAGATTAAAAGGCTATACGCTAAAACATTTAGACCCAAGGGATAAAAAAATGAAACCTAAGCTGATAATAGCGACCAATAACCAAGACAAAGCGCAGGAAATCAAAGAGATTTTGGGCGATATTTACCAATGCTTTTCGCTGAAGGATTTGGGCTTAAAAATTGACCCGCAAGAAAACGGCGATACTTTTTTGGACAACGCGCTTATAAAAGCAAGGGCTGTTTTTGATAAAATGGGAGGCAGTTTGGCCGCGGTCGCGGACGACAGCGGCTTGATTGTGCCCGCTTTGGGCGGCGAGCCCGGCATAATGTCCGCCCGATACGCCGGCGACGATAGCGACGACGAGAAAAACAACCAAAAATTATTGCAAAGACTTCAAGATGTTAAGGACAGGCGGGCGTATTTTGTTTGCGTCGTAGTGTTTATAAACAAAAACCAAACCATATTTGCCGAGGGCAAAACTTACGGCGAGATTTTATCCTATCCTGTTGGCGATAACGGGTTTGGGTATGACCCTTTGTTTTATTCTTATGACCTTAAGATGAGTTTTGGGCAAGCTACGCCCGAGCAAAAAAACCAAGTAAGCCACAGGGCGCGGGCGTTAAACCAACTAAAACAAAAACTAAAGGCGCTGGTATGACCAAGATAATAATCTTGTCGGATATACATTTTAACGCGGTTAATCTTAAAAAGATAGATAAAATCATCTTAGAAAGCGATTATTGCTTTTTTTTGGGCGACGGCGGCAACGCTATGGCTAATTATCAAGACCGTCTTGG
Coding sequences within:
- a CDS encoding NAD-dependent protein deacylase — translated: MDKNTFAQVKKIIQESQNIVFLGGAGVSTASGIPDFRSAAGLYNQKTDLPYPPEYLLSHEFFVAHPDEFSDYIREHLIYEDAKPNNAHYALARLEQQGKLKAVITQNIDRLHQKAGSVNVLEIHGNLTDYYCVGCRQKYTLAQFQSVKKGALRCSKCSQVVRPDVVLYGEGLNMSVYYSAVKAIELCDVFIVGGTSLVVHPAAGLLDFYHGHKLVLINMDSTPADARADYILRGDVSQILHDLVN
- the rdgB gene encoding RdgB/HAM1 family non-canonical purine NTP pyrophosphatase — its product is MKPKLIIATNNQDKAQEIKEILGDIYQCFSLKDLGLKIDPQENGDTFLDNALIKARAVFDKMGGSLAAVADDSGLIVPALGGEPGIMSARYAGDDSDDEKNNQKLLQRLQDVKDRRAYFVCVVVFINKNQTIFAEGKTYGEILSYPVGDNGFGYDPLFYSYDLKMSFGQATPEQKNQVSHRARALNQLKQKLKALV